One window of Paenibacillus sp. FSL K6-3182 genomic DNA carries:
- a CDS encoding DHA2 family efflux MFS transporter permease subunit, whose translation MEKSRSNNNLIILAMALGLLMASLDNTIVASCINKLSQDFNIFDKVSWVFTAYMLAATSTMLVFGKMSDLFGRKMFYMIGIGMFLIGSALCGIAQSADQLIWFRVIQGIGSGALFPISFTIIYTIFKDPKDAAKMSGVFGAIFGLSSVAGPQLGSFIAEHFGWRWNFYINIPIGLASMIVLMIALKETRSEKKPKIDYLGTLFLIITTVSLMLALEWGGKTYAWSSWQEISLFTISAVIGALFIFVELRAPEPVLPLSIFKNKMVLGTSILCFCQGVIMFSAITYLPSFTVGVLGHSNSNGVLTPMMASLIGGAILFGFLQSKFAFRTLMLFTMLMTIIVATLLSTVSAHASSGYMIVLMILLGFGAVGPLMSVAQSSIAANVDPKYMGVSSSIVGFWRNIGGILGASIMATIVNNNLHRLITAGADKAGIPSDKINTLANPELLMRAGGQLDPQIRKFLQEALATAINHGFILSICVGSIGLITAMFVGASRLGTTKKTTTSATHI comes from the coding sequence ATGGAAAAATCACGTTCAAACAATAACCTCATCATTCTTGCCATGGCACTAGGGTTATTAATGGCATCTTTGGACAATACGATTGTCGCCTCCTGCATTAACAAGCTCAGTCAGGATTTTAACATTTTCGATAAAGTCAGCTGGGTATTTACCGCCTACATGCTGGCAGCAACAAGCACGATGCTCGTCTTCGGCAAAATGTCCGACCTATTCGGCAGAAAAATGTTTTATATGATTGGTATTGGCATGTTCTTGATCGGCTCCGCCCTATGCGGTATAGCTCAGAGCGCTGATCAGCTCATCTGGTTCCGCGTCATTCAAGGGATTGGCTCCGGCGCCTTGTTCCCAATCAGCTTCACCATTATTTATACGATATTTAAAGACCCGAAGGATGCAGCAAAAATGTCTGGCGTATTCGGTGCGATCTTCGGCCTATCCTCCGTTGCAGGCCCGCAGCTCGGCAGCTTCATTGCCGAACACTTTGGTTGGAGATGGAACTTCTATATCAACATCCCCATCGGTTTGGCATCCATGATTGTTCTGATGATTGCGCTCAAAGAAACACGTTCCGAGAAAAAACCAAAAATCGATTATTTGGGAACCTTGTTTTTGATCATTACTACGGTCTCCTTAATGCTAGCGCTCGAATGGGGCGGCAAAACCTACGCATGGAGCTCCTGGCAGGAAATTAGCTTATTCACGATTTCCGCTGTAATTGGCGCTTTGTTTATTTTTGTCGAGCTGCGTGCTCCTGAACCCGTCCTTCCTCTGAGCATCTTTAAAAATAAGATGGTCTTGGGCACAAGTATTCTTTGCTTCTGCCAAGGCGTCATTATGTTCTCCGCCATTACATATTTGCCTAGCTTTACGGTAGGGGTGTTAGGACATAGCAACTCAAACGGCGTATTGACGCCTATGATGGCCTCGTTAATCGGGGGTGCTATTCTATTTGGTTTCCTGCAATCCAAATTCGCCTTCCGTACACTCATGCTGTTCACTATGCTAATGACCATTATTGTAGCTACGCTGCTATCTACAGTTAGCGCCCATGCTTCCAGCGGCTATATGATTGTACTTATGATTCTGCTTGGTTTTGGCGCCGTTGGCCCTCTAATGAGTGTCGCACAGAGCTCGATTGCTGCAAACGTTGATCCTAAATATATGGGCGTCAGCTCATCTATCGTCGGCTTCTGGCGCAACATTGGCGGTATATTGGGTGCGTCCATTATGGCGACTATTGTGAACAACAACTTGCATCGGTTAATTACGGCGGGTGCAGATAAGGCTGGCATTCCTTCTGACAAAATCAATACACTTGCCAATCCTGAACTGCTCATGCGAGCAGGTGGTCAGCTAGACCCGCAAATACGCAAGTTTCTGCAAGAGGCGCTGGCAACAGCGATCAATCACGGCTTTATACTCAGCATTTGTGTTGGCAGCATTGGCTTAATCACCGCTATGTTTGTTGGTGCTAGCAGACTCGGAACCACAAAAAAAACAACGACCAGCGCTACACACATATAG
- a CDS encoding DMT family transporter, whose protein sequence is MLKKQVIIGSILCLVASMSWGAMFPVAHVALQQIDPFYFSFIRYFVVAIILSVLLLVKEGKSAFRLEGRGKSLLFYGTMAFTVYNMAVFLGQHLMGESGTVAASIMEVLMPMISIMVLWVTKKTAPKKYMLTSVAIALVGALLVITNGKLAFFMMAGQHIFPLLLIFIGVVGWVIYSMGGTQFKQWSILRYSTLTCLLGSAVSFVIVTLASTFGVLPVPAWETILSIKYEMSFMILLPGLAALLCWNAGIKLLSPLNGILFINFVPITTFVIMAFQGYHISAYEFFGTLLVIFALVRNNVQQRKAMNKANPSTYAAPRHPKGQAVKATP, encoded by the coding sequence GTGCTAAAAAAACAAGTCATTATCGGCTCTATACTTTGCCTCGTTGCAAGTATGTCGTGGGGAGCCATGTTTCCTGTAGCCCACGTTGCTTTACAGCAAATTGATCCATTTTATTTCTCGTTTATTCGCTATTTTGTCGTTGCAATCATTCTGAGCGTGCTCTTGTTAGTGAAAGAGGGTAAATCTGCATTCCGCTTAGAGGGCAGAGGTAAATCTCTATTGTTTTATGGGACAATGGCTTTTACAGTCTACAATATGGCCGTATTCCTTGGACAACATCTGATGGGGGAATCAGGCACCGTCGCCGCTTCAATAATGGAAGTGCTTATGCCGATGATATCTATTATGGTATTGTGGGTCACTAAAAAAACCGCACCCAAAAAATATATGCTGACGAGTGTTGCCATCGCCCTTGTAGGCGCATTACTCGTCATTACGAACGGAAAATTAGCTTTCTTCATGATGGCTGGCCAACATATTTTCCCGCTTCTGCTCATCTTTATAGGAGTTGTTGGATGGGTAATCTACTCCATGGGCGGTACGCAGTTTAAACAGTGGTCCATACTCCGCTATTCCACGTTAACCTGTTTGCTCGGCAGCGCCGTATCTTTTGTTATCGTAACACTTGCATCCACTTTTGGCGTGCTGCCTGTACCTGCTTGGGAAACGATACTTTCAATCAAATATGAAATGTCCTTTATGATTCTATTGCCTGGATTAGCCGCTTTGTTATGCTGGAATGCAGGCATCAAATTATTATCGCCGCTAAATGGCATATTGTTTATTAATTTCGTTCCGATTACTACTTTCGTCATTATGGCTTTTCAAGGCTACCACATTAGCGCTTATGAGTTTTTCGGTACCTTGCTCGTCATCTTCGCGCTTGTTCGAAACAATGTGCAGCAGAGAAAAGCAATGAACAAAGCTAATCCGAGCACTTATGCTGCTCCTCGTCATCCCAAAGGTCAGGCGGTCAAAGCTACCCCTTAA
- a CDS encoding PadR family transcriptional regulator, with protein sequence MNSQDVILGMLMKRSLSGYEIKQLFEDIFSYFYSSSYGTIYPMLHRMEKEALITKENVLQEGKPNKNVFTITEAGKSRFYEYLHSPMETDTVKSDFLMRLYFGQLVGNDMVVMWLKQAQEYTQTQLDQLRDKYAMYKSTMQPGHIICIEIGIKEYSAKLEAIQEGLDRMDKLEQEKRV encoded by the coding sequence TTGAACAGTCAGGACGTTATTTTAGGCATGCTTATGAAACGATCATTATCCGGTTACGAAATTAAACAATTGTTCGAGGATATTTTCTCTTATTTCTATAGCTCAAGCTATGGAACGATTTATCCGATGCTGCATCGGATGGAAAAAGAGGCATTGATTACGAAGGAAAATGTGCTGCAAGAGGGCAAGCCGAATAAAAATGTGTTTACCATCACAGAGGCTGGAAAAAGCAGATTTTACGAATATCTGCACAGCCCGATGGAAACGGATACGGTCAAATCAGATTTCCTGATGCGGCTTTATTTCGGCCAGCTGGTAGGTAATGACATGGTAGTTATGTGGTTGAAGCAGGCACAAGAGTATACACAGACACAGCTCGATCAGTTGCGCGATAAATACGCCATGTATAAAAGCACCATGCAGCCTGGACATATCATATGCATTGAAATCGGAATTAAGGAATATAGTGCTAAGCTGGAAGCGATCCAAGAGGGGCTCGATCGTATGGATAAATTAGAACAGGAAAAGAGGGTTTAG
- a CDS encoding MFS transporter yields MALDKKRSTLALLALAISAFAIGTTEFISVGLLPLISEDLNISVTTSALTVTLYALGVTFGAPILTSLTSTIPRKTLLFWIMIVFIAGNSLAASASGVGILLTARVISALAHGVFMSIGATIAADLVPENRRASAIAIMFSGLTVATVTGVPLGTWIGQHMGWRAAFVGIVLIGVIAFIANMVLIPSDLRKGTRTQLREQIKLVTNGRLLLAFAITAIGYGGTFVVFTYLSPLLHDITGFKESTVAAILLVYGIAIAIGNVIGGKAANKKPITALFYMFILQAVILFVLTFTAPFKVVGLITIILMGLFAFMNVPGLQVHVVMLAERYAPKAVDVASAVNIAAFNAGIAIGAYLGGVVTDSMGLIHTAWVGGLMVLGAVILTGWARALEKKDETKHRRASL; encoded by the coding sequence ATGGCTTTAGATAAAAAAAGAAGTACCCTTGCGCTTCTAGCGTTAGCCATAAGCGCCTTTGCGATTGGGACAACAGAGTTCATCAGTGTAGGGCTTCTCCCGCTTATCTCTGAAGACTTGAATATATCGGTTACAACATCGGCACTAACCGTTACGTTGTATGCTCTTGGGGTTACTTTTGGAGCTCCAATATTAACATCTTTAACATCTACGATTCCGAGAAAAACATTATTGTTTTGGATCATGATTGTTTTTATTGCTGGGAACAGTCTTGCGGCATCGGCAAGCGGCGTTGGTATTTTACTTACCGCACGCGTCATCTCAGCACTGGCTCATGGCGTATTTATGTCAATAGGCGCTACCATTGCAGCCGATCTCGTTCCCGAGAACCGCAGAGCTAGCGCAATCGCAATTATGTTCTCAGGACTCACTGTAGCAACCGTTACAGGCGTACCGTTAGGTACTTGGATTGGACAGCATATGGGCTGGCGTGCTGCTTTTGTTGGCATAGTTCTTATTGGCGTTATCGCTTTTATTGCCAATATGGTGTTGATTCCTTCCGATTTGCGCAAAGGAACTCGAACACAGCTGCGCGAGCAGATAAAGCTGGTTACGAATGGACGATTGCTGCTTGCATTCGCGATTACTGCTATTGGGTACGGGGGTACGTTTGTTGTCTTTACTTATTTATCCCCGTTGCTTCACGATATAACCGGATTTAAGGAAAGTACGGTAGCGGCCATTCTTTTGGTATACGGCATCGCCATCGCCATCGGCAATGTCATTGGTGGGAAAGCTGCCAATAAGAAGCCGATTACCGCCTTGTTTTACATGTTTATTTTGCAGGCTGTCATACTCTTTGTTCTTACCTTCACCGCACCATTTAAAGTGGTTGGCTTAATTACGATTATCTTGATGGGACTGTTTGCATTCATGAACGTACCCGGCTTGCAAGTGCATGTCGTGATGCTCGCTGAACGTTATGCGCCGAAGGCGGTAGATGTCGCTTCGGCTGTCAACATCGCTGCGTTTAACGCAGGTATCGCCATTGGCGCCTATTTGGGCGGTGTCGTTACGGACTCGATGGGACTTATTCATACGGCATGGGTTGGGGGATTGATGGTTCTCGGCGCTGTTATTTTAACCGGCTGGGCTAGAGCTTTAGAGAAAAAAGATGAAACAAAACACAGGAGGGCTTCATTATGA
- a CDS encoding LysR family transcriptional regulator produces MEFKDLKIFQTVAAHGSISKAALELNYVQSNVTARIKLLEKELDTPLFYRHKRGMILNTEGKRLLEHSKEILSKMEEMKRTFHNKTNPSGVLEIGIVETVIALPHILSSYYSKYPNVELSLKAGVTDQLLQEVLDMKLDGAFVTGPIRHPLIEQVEVIQEKLVLVTKGDAFSMDDITTKPLLLYNKGCGYRGRLESWMKVEGIIPKQIMEFGTFGTIIGSVAAGVGITIIPESSIIDLAANGTVYCHSVPEPYRDITTIFIRRKDSYLTSTLQCFIDEIIARTSGVQSNMI; encoded by the coding sequence TTGGAATTTAAGGATTTGAAAATTTTTCAAACCGTTGCTGCACACGGCAGTATCAGCAAAGCAGCGCTCGAGCTGAATTACGTGCAATCAAATGTAACAGCAAGAATTAAGCTGCTGGAAAAAGAGCTGGATACGCCATTATTTTATCGCCATAAGCGCGGAATGATTTTAAATACGGAAGGTAAACGTCTGCTCGAGCATTCGAAAGAAATCTTGTCCAAAATGGAAGAAATGAAGCGTACCTTTCACAATAAAACAAATCCCTCCGGTGTCCTGGAAATCGGAATTGTGGAAACCGTTATCGCGCTTCCTCATATTTTATCCTCGTATTATAGCAAGTATCCGAATGTAGAATTATCGCTGAAAGCCGGAGTGACGGATCAGCTGCTGCAAGAAGTGCTGGATATGAAGCTGGATGGCGCTTTTGTTACCGGACCAATTAGGCATCCCTTAATCGAGCAGGTAGAGGTTATTCAAGAAAAGCTAGTGCTCGTGACCAAGGGGGATGCGTTCTCGATGGACGACATCACGACAAAACCGCTTTTGCTCTACAACAAAGGCTGCGGTTATCGCGGGAGACTGGAAAGCTGGATGAAGGTAGAGGGCATTATTCCAAAACAAATTATGGAGTTTGGCACTTTTGGGACGATTATTGGCAGTGTCGCAGCGGGGGTAGGCATAACGATAATTCCCGAATCCTCGATTATTGATTTGGCTGCTAACGGCACCGTTTACTGTCATAGTGTACCTGAGCCATATCGTGATATTACGACAATTTTTATTCGGCGCAAGGATTCCTATTTAACGAGTACATTACAATGC
- a CDS encoding DUF421 domain-containing protein codes for MHTYMDILIRTIVAILLLLLVARILGKQTISNMAFHDFVTGITIGALAANLAFNETLKWSHIILLLAVMTVTSYLLSVVALKRRKLRSWISGSPTVLIEGGKILENNMKKVRYTLDSLDQALRENGIFNMDEVEYAVLEDNGMVSVLKKDEYQLVTKKDMKLQLNKLEFPIELIVDGSLLEKEMKENGLTKEWLGNELRKKGKKISDVFYAVRGTKKAHF; via the coding sequence ATGCATACCTATATGGATATTTTAATACGTACGATTGTTGCTATTTTACTGCTTTTATTAGTAGCTAGAATATTGGGGAAACAGACGATTTCCAACATGGCATTTCATGATTTTGTGACCGGCATTACGATAGGGGCACTTGCAGCCAACCTGGCATTCAATGAAACATTAAAATGGTCGCATATTATTTTATTACTCGCGGTTATGACGGTTACGTCTTATCTGTTATCTGTCGTTGCCTTAAAGAGGCGTAAATTAAGAAGCTGGATTTCAGGCTCCCCAACCGTTCTCATTGAAGGCGGGAAGATTCTTGAGAATAATATGAAGAAAGTTAGATATACGTTGGATTCTTTGGATCAAGCTTTAAGAGAAAATGGGATTTTTAATATGGATGAGGTTGAATATGCAGTTCTTGAGGATAATGGAATGGTGTCTGTATTAAAAAAAGACGAGTATCAGCTTGTCACGAAAAAGGACATGAAGCTTCAATTAAACAAGCTGGAGTTTCCAATTGAATTGATTGTGGATGGTTCACTTTTGGAAAAAGAAATGAAAGAGAATGGGCTGACGAAGGAATGGCTGGGAAACGAACTGAGAAAAAAAGGGAAGAAAATATCTGACGTTTTCTACGCGGTCAGAGGGACAAAGAAAGCTCATTTTTGA
- a CDS encoding TetR/AcrR family transcriptional regulator, whose amino-acid sequence MSKSEETLASIKEVSYQLFAEVGITKTTYSMIAKAVGIAKPSIYYYFKSKEDLIAAIFEDLCSAIQFSTFFEADTFTKDNFEEKLVELGLHMIDEQAKDPYYNRVLQEYMLMSTRYPFYHEKLLMIQKGYLHGFEMLMEKAKHFGLVSDQASAAKAHMLALVLDNIGNFMMLVEHIDYKQIWVEAVSGVLKGSDASGSK is encoded by the coding sequence ATGAGTAAAAGCGAGGAAACATTGGCATCTATCAAAGAAGTGAGCTATCAACTATTTGCAGAGGTGGGCATTACGAAAACGACTTATTCGATGATTGCTAAAGCGGTTGGAATAGCTAAGCCGTCCATTTATTATTACTTTAAATCGAAAGAAGATCTCATAGCGGCAATTTTTGAAGACTTGTGCAGCGCGATTCAGTTCTCGACTTTTTTTGAAGCGGATACTTTTACAAAAGACAATTTTGAGGAGAAGCTTGTTGAGCTCGGACTCCATATGATTGATGAGCAGGCTAAGGACCCTTATTATAATCGCGTATTGCAGGAATATATGTTAATGTCAACAAGGTATCCCTTTTATCACGAGAAGCTGCTTATGATCCAAAAAGGGTATTTGCACGGCTTTGAGATGCTGATGGAGAAAGCTAAACATTTTGGACTTGTTTCAGATCAGGCGAGTGCTGCCAAAGCACATATGCTTGCCTTAGTGCTTGATAACATTGGCAACTTTATGATGCTGGTTGAACATATTGATTATAAACAAATCTGGGTAGAGGCTGTAAGCGGCGTTTTGAAAGGAAGTGATGCTAGTGGAAGCAAGTAA
- a CDS encoding aldo/keto reductase — protein sequence MIAKNLQDTTTLHNGVQMPWFGLGVFKVEDGSELVESVKAAIKNGYRSIDTAAIYVNETGVGQGIREAMAEYNVTREELFVTSKVWNADLGYESTLAAYETTLNKLGLDYLDLYLIHWPVEGKFQEAWRALETLYKDGRVKAIGVSNFQIHHLETLIKDAAVKPMINQVELHPQLTQKELIDYCKKQGIQIEAWSPLMQGQLLDHPVLKEIAEKHNKSIAQVILRWDLQHGIVTIPKSTKEHRIIENSNLFDFELSESELSRIDALNQNLRVGPDPDNFDF from the coding sequence ATGATCGCAAAAAATTTACAGGATACAACTACACTTCACAACGGTGTTCAAATGCCTTGGTTTGGTCTTGGCGTCTTTAAAGTTGAGGATGGCTCGGAGCTGGTTGAGTCCGTCAAAGCAGCGATTAAAAACGGTTACCGCAGTATTGACACCGCAGCTATTTATGTCAATGAAACAGGTGTCGGACAAGGCATTCGTGAAGCTATGGCTGAGTATAACGTGACCAGAGAAGAGCTTTTTGTCACATCAAAGGTTTGGAATGCTGATCTTGGATATGAATCTACACTGGCGGCTTACGAAACTACGCTAAATAAACTCGGTTTAGACTATCTTGACCTGTACCTGATTCATTGGCCTGTAGAAGGCAAATTCCAAGAGGCGTGGAGAGCTTTAGAGACCCTTTACAAGGATGGCCGAGTCAAAGCTATTGGCGTAAGCAATTTCCAGATTCATCATTTGGAGACGTTAATAAAAGACGCTGCCGTTAAACCGATGATCAATCAAGTGGAGCTCCATCCGCAGCTAACGCAGAAAGAGTTAATCGACTATTGCAAGAAACAAGGCATCCAAATTGAAGCATGGTCTCCGCTTATGCAAGGTCAGCTGTTAGATCATCCCGTTCTTAAAGAGATTGCTGAAAAGCATAACAAATCCATTGCTCAAGTCATTCTGCGCTGGGATTTGCAGCATGGCATTGTAACGATTCCGAAGTCAACGAAAGAGCATCGCATCATCGAAAATAGTAATTTATTTGATTTTGAACTATCTGAGAGTGAGCTGTCCCGGATAGACGCTCTGAACCAAAATCTTCGGGTGGGTCCAGATCCGGATAACTTTGATTTTTAA
- a CDS encoding heparan-alpha-glucosaminide N-acetyltransferase domain-containing protein, with protein MEASKRLIGLDFARAWALFGMLIVNFIVITNAEHNGPTWLITVTSLFQGRASALFVLLAGIGISLMSRKAVASHDKAKIIAIRQMIWKRSLFLFVIGLLLYVMEWTGDILHYYGVYLFMAAVLITVRDRILYGLGAAILITAQCLQLVFDTFKGWGGPVPFMHYVDFWTLEGFVRNLFFNGYHPIFPWFCFFIIGLLIGRIDFHNKALRMKLLIIGASVTITMELLSKMLTYLFIPSMGSESAEFLFSTGPILPNVLYILSAAGSAIAFLILCLFLTEKYDKGWFINAIVHTGQLTLTHYVSHVVIGIGVLIALNRLENQSLIFASIYSFCFFLFSILCSVLWRKSFSRGPIELLMRKITG; from the coding sequence GTGGAAGCAAGTAAACGATTGATTGGGCTGGATTTTGCCCGTGCATGGGCATTGTTCGGCATGCTCATCGTAAACTTCATTGTAATTACAAATGCTGAGCATAATGGCCCTACGTGGTTGATAACTGTTACTTCGTTATTTCAAGGACGAGCCTCGGCTTTATTCGTTTTACTTGCTGGCATAGGCATTTCGCTCATGTCTCGGAAAGCTGTTGCTAGTCACGATAAAGCAAAGATTATAGCTATTCGCCAAATGATTTGGAAAAGATCGCTGTTCTTGTTTGTAATCGGATTACTGCTATATGTTATGGAATGGACAGGCGATATTTTACATTATTATGGTGTTTATCTGTTCATGGCAGCAGTGCTAATTACGGTAAGAGACAGGATATTGTATGGACTGGGCGCAGCTATATTAATAACAGCACAATGCCTTCAGCTTGTATTCGATACCTTTAAAGGATGGGGCGGTCCTGTACCGTTTATGCATTATGTGGATTTTTGGACGTTGGAAGGTTTTGTTCGCAATTTATTTTTTAATGGCTATCATCCTATATTTCCATGGTTTTGTTTCTTCATCATCGGACTCTTAATAGGAAGAATAGATTTTCATAACAAGGCGCTTCGAATGAAGCTGCTGATCATTGGAGCAAGTGTCACGATAACGATGGAGCTGCTGTCAAAAATGCTAACTTATTTGTTCATCCCGAGCATGGGCAGCGAAAGTGCTGAGTTTTTGTTCAGCACAGGTCCGATTCTGCCGAATGTTTTGTACATATTATCTGCAGCGGGTTCGGCTATTGCCTTCTTAATTCTATGTCTGTTCTTGACTGAAAAATATGATAAGGGCTGGTTTATAAACGCCATTGTTCACACTGGTCAGTTAACGTTGACTCATTATGTTAGTCATGTGGTGATCGGTATTGGTGTTTTAATCGCATTAAATCGACTAGAAAACCAATCGTTGATATTCGCCTCTATATACTCATTTTGTTTTTTCTTATTTAGCATTCTATGTAGTGTGCTTTGGCGTAAGAGTTTTTCAAGAGGGCCGATTGAACTGTTGATGAGGAAAATTACGGGATAA
- the pepT gene encoding peptidase T gives MKTEIINRFITYAQVDTQSDESSETCPSTPGQLTLANMLVEELKAIGMQEVTMDANGYVMATLPANTDKEIPTIGFLAHIDTATDFTGTNVKPQIIEQYDGNDIILNEAQRIIMSPNDFPELHGYKGHTLITTDGTTLLGADDKAGITEIMTAMAHLINHPELKHGKIRVAFTPDEEIGRGPHKFDVQAFDAVYAYTMDGGPLGELQYESFNAAGAVIICKGKNVHPGTAKGKMINAAKMAMELHGKLPANETPEQTEGHEGFYHLSSIQGDVEQTELHYLIRDHDRNRFNERKLELTRIVEELKAKYGEERIVLEIKDQYYNMKEKIEPVIQVVDIAEQAMINLGITPLIEPIRGGTDGSQLSYMGLPTPNIFTGGENYHGRFEYVSVNNMVQAVNTIIEIVKLYEQKA, from the coding sequence ATGAAAACCGAGATTATAAACAGATTTATCACTTACGCGCAGGTGGACACACAGTCCGATGAAAGCAGTGAAACCTGCCCTTCCACGCCTGGACAACTGACGTTAGCTAACATGCTAGTAGAAGAATTGAAAGCCATCGGCATGCAAGAGGTTACGATGGATGCTAACGGCTATGTCATGGCTACCCTTCCAGCCAATACGGATAAAGAGATCCCAACCATCGGCTTCCTTGCGCATATCGATACAGCAACTGACTTTACTGGCACTAACGTCAAGCCGCAAATTATTGAACAATATGACGGGAACGACATTATCTTAAATGAAGCACAGCGCATCATTATGTCGCCGAACGACTTCCCAGAGCTGCACGGCTATAAAGGTCATACTTTGATTACAACAGACGGCACGACACTGCTTGGTGCAGACGATAAAGCAGGCATAACTGAGATCATGACGGCGATGGCTCATCTCATTAATCATCCTGAGTTGAAGCACGGTAAAATAAGAGTAGCCTTCACTCCTGATGAAGAGATCGGCCGAGGCCCGCATAAGTTTGATGTACAAGCCTTTGATGCGGTCTATGCCTATACAATGGATGGAGGTCCGCTGGGCGAACTTCAATACGAAAGCTTTAATGCCGCTGGCGCTGTCATTATATGCAAGGGCAAAAACGTGCATCCCGGAACGGCCAAAGGCAAAATGATCAATGCCGCCAAAATGGCGATGGAGCTTCACGGAAAACTGCCAGCTAACGAAACACCTGAGCAGACAGAAGGCCATGAAGGCTTCTACCACCTGTCATCCATTCAAGGCGACGTCGAGCAAACGGAGCTTCATTATTTGATACGTGATCATGACCGCAACCGATTTAATGAAAGAAAGCTGGAGCTAACTCGTATCGTAGAGGAACTGAAAGCGAAGTACGGAGAAGAACGTATTGTACTTGAAATAAAGGATCAATACTACAATATGAAGGAGAAAATCGAGCCGGTGATCCAAGTCGTAGACATCGCAGAGCAAGCGATGATCAACCTTGGCATTACCCCGCTAATCGAGCCGATTCGCGGCGGCACAGACGGCTCGCAGCTTTCCTACATGGGGTTACCGACACCGAATATTTTCACCGGCGGAGAAAATTATCATGGCCGATTTGAATATGTATCGGTTAACAATATGGTACAAGCCGTCAATACGATTATTGAAATCGTTAAGCTGTACGAACAAAAAGCTTAA
- a CDS encoding helix-turn-helix domain-containing protein, with the protein MIKKKYNISVEATLEVIGGKWKCVILCHLTHGKKRTSDLKRIMPSITQKMLTQQLRELEQDGIVNRISYNEVPPRVEYELSEYGWSLKSILDSLCSWGEIHIIKEYGNKAAVLEDNGLNNLEMDIVEQEEDVLC; encoded by the coding sequence ATGATTAAGAAAAAATACAATATTTCAGTGGAAGCGACCCTCGAGGTTATTGGAGGAAAATGGAAATGCGTAATCCTTTGTCACTTAACGCATGGCAAAAAAAGAACGAGTGATCTCAAACGTATTATGCCCTCCATTACACAAAAGATGTTAACGCAGCAGCTGAGAGAGCTGGAGCAAGATGGCATCGTGAATCGAATAAGCTATAATGAGGTCCCGCCGCGGGTTGAATATGAGCTCAGTGAATACGGATGGAGCTTAAAATCAATATTGGACTCCCTTTGCTCATGGGGTGAGATTCATATTATTAAAGAATACGGCAATAAGGCTGCCGTATTGGAAGACAATGGCCTAAATAATCTTGAGATGGATATCGTCGAACAGGAAGAAGATGTGCTTTGTTAA